The Candidatus Gracilibacteria bacterium genome window below encodes:
- a CDS encoding TIM barrel protein has protein sequence MKNQIAISTGLVYKFYPDQPSRIQRMKPLFEGGYGIEICIADPAYLLSFDPDEVLIAYLKTLPCVSLHAPWIGMTYGDNELCHSVLEKLQYLSKTLNAKHIIVHSGWTKNYDIFRKYGLKILVENEDYKLPDSSTPDQIAQILQENPDIGFNFDFAHALTIGADTVRSFIDRFGSQIVQVHMSHLSRGVRDHNFLCRDAEPWVLELLQYFKDRIKAPLVLENVAQTEEEIDMIREEITFLRNF, from the coding sequence ATGAAAAACCAGATTGCTATTTCTACAGGCCTTGTCTACAAATTTTACCCAGATCAACCATCTCGGATACAGAGGATGAAACCTCTATTCGAGGGGTGATATGGTATAGAAATTTGTATTGCTGATCCTGCATACTTACTCTCTTTTGACCCAGATGAAGTACTTATAGCATATCTGAAGACACTTCCATGTGTCTCTCTCCATGCTCCATGGATTGGTATGACCTATGGCGATAATGAGCTCTGTCATTCAGTACTCGAGAAACTACAATATCTCTCAAAAACTCTGAACGCAAAGCACATCATCGTGCACAGTGGTTGGACAAAAAATTATGATATTTTTAGAAAATACGGACTCAAAATCCTCGTGGAAAATGAAGACTATAAATTACCAGATAGCTCGACTCCAGATCAAATCGCACAGATTTTACAAGAGAATCCCGACATAGGATTCAATTTTGATTTTGCACATGCGCTGACTATATGAGCAGATACTGTGCGGTCTTTTATAGACAGATTTGGGTCGCAAATTGTCCAGGTACATATGTCTCATTTAAGTAGAGGTGTTCGGGATCACAATTTTTTATGCCGAGATGCCGAGCCATGGGTATTAGAGTTGTTACAGTATTTCAAAGATAGGATCAAAGCACCTCTCGTACTGGAAAATGTCGCTCAAACAGAAGAAGAAATCGATATGATTCGTGAAGAAATTACCTTTTTAAGAAATTTTTAA
- a CDS encoding thioredoxin family protein — protein MKTIKILGTGCAKCQQLESNVKTALEQSGIEATVEKVTDIADIMAYGVMGTPALVIDEVVVSSGKLNEVSEILGFLKGKIETKTGRCCGCCCQKK, from the coding sequence ATGAAAACTATCAAAATCCTCTGAACTGGCTGCGCAAAATGCCAGCAACTCGAATCCAATGTAAAAACAGCTCTCGAGCAATCATGAATCGAGGCGACAGTAGAAAAAGTCACCGATATTGCCGATATTATGGCGTATGGCGTGATGGGAACACCCGCTTTGGTCATCGATGAAGTAGTCGTAAGTAGTGGCAAACTCAATGAGGTCTCAGAAATTCTCGGATTCTTGAAAGGAAAAATAGAAACAAAAACAGGAAGATGCTGCGGATGTTGTTGCCAGAAGAAATAA
- a CDS encoding permease, with protein MDIFYPIQLFADFLTYTVLHLSVGAHSAGAVNFFVYDTIKIVILLLVITQVMNFVNVFFPVEKIRDFLSKKKLYGLEYFMASLFGAITPFCSCSSIPLFIGFLKGGIPLGITFSFLITSPLVNEVALAMLLGIFGLKITLIYAISGIVLGMVGGFILGKLKLEKYVADFIWKTPVHNAGMAITKKTWKQVWRESSREGLQITKKILPYVLLGVAVGAGIHGFVPEGFFAQYISEDTPFAVPIAVILGIPMYANATSVIPIIQALIAKGVPLGTGLAFMMAVVGLSLPEFLILKKVMKLPLLLTFFGLVGFCIILLGYFYNWIF; from the coding sequence ATGGACATATTTTACCCAATACAGCTATTTGCCGATTTTCTGACCTATACAGTGCTTCATCTCTCAGTGGGGGCTCATAGTGCCTGAGCGGTGAATTTCTTTGTCTACGACACGATTAAGATAGTTATTTTGCTGCTTGTCATCACACAGGTGATGAATTTTGTGAATGTGTTTTTCCCTGTGGAGAAAATACGGGATTTCTTGAGTAAAAAGAAGCTCTACGGACTCGAGTATTTTATGGCTTCTCTCTTTGGAGCGATAACACCTTTTTGCAGTTGCTCATCTATTCCGCTCTTTATCGGTTTTTTGAAGTGAGGCATTCCGCTCGGCATTACTTTTTCATTTCTGATTACTTCACCACTGGTCAATGAAGTCGCTTTGGCGATGCTACTCGGGATTTTTTGACTCAAAATAACGCTCATTTATGCCATTTCGGGGATAGTTCTCTGAATGGTCGGAGGTTTTATTCTCTGAAAATTGAAGCTCGAAAAATATGTCGCTGATTTTATCTGGAAAACGCCTGTGCATAATGCTGGAATGGCGATAACCAAGAAAACTTGGAAACAAGTTTGGCGAGAATCTTCTCGTGAATGACTCCAGATCACCAAAAAAATACTCCCCTATGTGCTCCTCGGGGTAGCCGTTGGCGCATGAATTCATGGATTTGTGCCAGAGGGATTTTTCGCACAGTACATCTCAGAGGATACTCCTTTTGCTGTGCCAATAGCCGTTATACTCTGAATACCGATGTATGCCAATGCAACCAGTGTCATACCCATCATACAGGCATTGATTGCCAAATGAGTCCCTCTCGGAACAGGGTTAGCCTTTATGATGGCAGTAGTAGGATTGAGCTTGCCCGAATTTCTCATTCTCAAAAAAGTGATGAAACTCCCACTCCTTCTCACATTTTTTGGACTTGTTTGATTCTGTATTATACTTCTAGGGTATTTCTATAATTGGATTTTTTAA